Proteins from one Amycolatopsis endophytica genomic window:
- a CDS encoding VOC family protein, whose amino-acid sequence MGLHTLRHITLGAPDVGQTAGFYRDFGLTPVGEGRFATRDGGEQLRLVTRPTRRLVDMTIGVDDHDDLLRAQSTLHTHGFAARLEADTLAAIEPVTGVLVRLAVQPPIFQTGEFEPPSYNSPGKPVRVNTRAEPLQRTEPVRPRKLGHVVLGSVDLDTTMRFFQHGIGFKISDQIKDRGSFMRCSTDHHNLLVQNTPVNFVHHSSWQVEDVDEVGRGASTMLEADPARHVWGLGRHHVGSNFFWYLRDPSGTFAEYYSDLDTILEDQLWQPEVFEGKHARYNWGPPPPPSFLRPDDLAELMTGAHSPAR is encoded by the coding sequence ATGGGCCTGCACACCTTGCGCCATATCACGCTCGGCGCGCCCGATGTCGGGCAGACGGCGGGGTTCTACCGGGATTTCGGGCTCACACCCGTGGGCGAAGGGCGATTCGCCACCCGCGACGGCGGCGAGCAGCTCCGGCTCGTCACCCGGCCGACCCGGCGGCTGGTCGACATGACCATCGGCGTCGACGACCACGACGACCTGCTACGAGCACAGTCCACTTTGCATACCCACGGCTTCGCGGCCCGGCTCGAAGCCGACACGCTGGCCGCCATCGAACCGGTCACCGGCGTCCTCGTCAGGTTGGCGGTCCAACCACCGATCTTCCAGACCGGCGAGTTCGAACCGCCGAGCTACAACAGCCCGGGTAAGCCCGTGCGAGTCAACACCCGTGCCGAACCGCTGCAACGCACGGAACCGGTACGCCCGCGCAAACTCGGCCACGTGGTACTCGGCTCCGTCGACCTGGACACGACGATGCGCTTCTTCCAGCACGGCATCGGGTTCAAGATCAGTGATCAGATCAAGGACCGCGGGTCGTTCATGCGGTGCTCCACCGATCACCACAACCTGCTGGTGCAGAACACGCCGGTGAATTTCGTGCACCACAGTTCCTGGCAGGTCGAGGATGTGGACGAGGTCGGCCGGGGCGCCTCCACGATGCTCGAAGCGGACCCGGCGCGGCACGTGTGGGGACTGGGCCGACACCACGTCGGCTCGAACTTCTTCTGGTACCTCCGTGACCCGTCCGGCACCTTCGCCGAGTACTACAGCGACCTCGACACCATTCTGGAAGACCAGCTATGGCAACCAGAAGTGTTCGAGGGCAAGCACGCCCGGTACAACTGGGGTCCGCCACCGCCGCCGTCCTTCCTGCGCCCCGACGACCTCGCCGAGCTCATGACCGGCGCGCACTCCCCCGCCCGGTGA
- a CDS encoding fumarylacetoacetate hydrolase family protein — protein MRIASFRAEGKESFGVLDGEKVIDCGRLLAGRYRGIRDVLRHDALDELRAATDGASADYALTDVELLPTVPDPGKIICIGVNYHDHREEAARKTADHPTAFPRYADSQVGHGSPLVKPRETDKFDYEGELAVVIGRPGRRIDAAAAFGHIAGYSCYNDGSVRDWQRHTGQWLPGKTFPGTGAFGPALVTADEVPDVGALRLTTRVNGQLRQSAEVADLVFDIPAVIAYVSTFTRLDPGDVIVTGTPGGVGLFRDPPVFLQAGDTVSVEISGIGTLVNPVTDEAC, from the coding sequence GTGAGAATCGCGAGTTTCCGCGCTGAGGGCAAAGAGTCGTTCGGCGTGCTCGACGGCGAGAAGGTCATCGACTGCGGCCGCCTGCTGGCCGGCCGGTATCGAGGCATCCGCGACGTTCTCCGGCACGATGCGCTGGACGAACTCCGCGCCGCCACCGATGGCGCGTCCGCGGACTATGCGCTGACCGACGTCGAGCTCCTGCCGACGGTGCCGGACCCAGGCAAGATCATCTGTATCGGCGTGAACTATCACGACCATCGTGAGGAGGCCGCGCGCAAGACCGCCGACCACCCGACCGCCTTCCCCCGCTACGCCGACTCGCAAGTCGGCCATGGGAGTCCCCTCGTCAAGCCGCGGGAGACCGACAAGTTCGACTACGAGGGCGAACTCGCCGTGGTCATCGGGCGGCCGGGACGCCGCATCGACGCCGCCGCCGCGTTCGGGCACATCGCCGGGTACTCGTGCTACAACGACGGCAGCGTCCGGGACTGGCAGCGCCACACCGGCCAGTGGCTGCCGGGCAAGACCTTCCCCGGCACCGGCGCGTTCGGGCCCGCGCTGGTCACCGCGGACGAGGTGCCCGACGTCGGCGCCCTGCGACTGACCACGCGGGTCAACGGCCAGCTCCGCCAGTCCGCCGAGGTGGCCGACCTCGTGTTCGACATCCCCGCGGTGATCGCCTACGTCTCCACCTTCACCCGGCTCGACCCCGGCGACGTGATCGTCACCGGCACTCCGGGCGGTGTCGGCCTGTTCCGCGACCCGCCGGTCTTCCTGCAGGCCGGGGACACCGTCTCCGTGGAGATCAGCGGTATCGGCACCCTCGTCAACCCAGTCACCGACGAGGCGTGCTGA
- a CDS encoding MMPL family transporter, with protein sequence MSSFLYRLGRAAAQARVLVLAVWLVALAAAGGGALLFSQGTDDTFEIPGSESQDALDYLSRVFPEVSGTSAQLVLVTPDGTPVDTPATRAAVADAVKATGQVEQVATVIDPFGENVDGAVSGDGRAALIAVPLKVQLADVSPETKADLTAVAHELSARTGAEVYTGGDAFSDRVPKLSPTEGVGLVIAFLVLLVMFRSFVAAGMPLLTAVLGVGISSALIYAATAVVPVSSTAPMLAVMLGLAVGIDYALFLLSRHRDQLAEGLDVTESVARATATAGSAVIFAGLTVVIALLGLAVAGIPFLTTMGVAAAVGVAIAVCVAVTLIPALLSFAGHRLRPRAPRRRKRAPRAGLATRWVRLVTKVPVLTVVIIVAGLAVSALPATSLRLALPDNGTEEHGSPARDTYDVVSEHFGPGYNGPLIVTVDVLASTDPVGVTNKIADEIRAVPGVASVPLATPNPKGDTAIIQVIPTTAPDSADTDELVHRLRDQEPHFQDTYGVATAVTGITAVGIDVSAQLGGALLPFGILVVGLSLILLAMVFRSIWVPIKATVGYLLSVGAAFGATAFVFGQGHFADLLAVTHTGSVISFLPIILMGVLFGLAMDYEVFLVSRIREDYVHHGDPRHAIESGFVSASRVVVAAAVIMFAVFAAFVPEGSATIKPIAFSLAVGVFVDAFLIRMTLVPAILALLGHRAWGLPPALDRALPVFDAEGDALVHELRLADWPGTDEVISARNLALDDDRGRPVFRDVEIHQRPGEILVLHGVLGKSALLFTLAGRVTKVRGDLKVLGRVLPQHTHALRGEVALIACREAPDPAEEITAALDDGVELLLVDDADLLVRGDAREALRRAVTTTSVVLTCQDPDRLADVLPADRTTLLTPTRHFAEV encoded by the coding sequence ATGTCGTCGTTCCTCTACCGGCTCGGGCGGGCCGCCGCGCAGGCGCGCGTGCTGGTGCTGGCGGTTTGGCTGGTCGCGCTCGCCGCGGCGGGCGGCGGCGCGCTGCTCTTCAGCCAGGGCACCGACGACACCTTCGAAATCCCCGGCTCGGAATCGCAGGACGCGCTGGACTACCTGAGCCGGGTGTTCCCGGAGGTCAGTGGCACGTCCGCGCAGCTGGTCCTCGTGACGCCGGACGGCACGCCGGTGGACACCCCGGCGACCAGGGCGGCGGTGGCCGACGCCGTCAAGGCCACCGGGCAGGTCGAGCAGGTCGCGACGGTGATCGACCCGTTCGGGGAGAACGTCGACGGCGCGGTGTCCGGTGACGGCCGGGCCGCCTTGATCGCCGTCCCCCTGAAGGTGCAGCTCGCCGACGTCAGCCCGGAAACGAAGGCGGACCTGACGGCCGTCGCGCACGAGCTGAGCGCGCGCACCGGCGCCGAGGTCTACACGGGCGGTGACGCGTTTTCCGATCGGGTGCCCAAGCTGAGCCCGACCGAGGGAGTCGGGCTGGTCATCGCGTTCCTGGTGCTGCTGGTCATGTTCCGGTCGTTCGTCGCGGCCGGGATGCCGCTGCTGACCGCGGTGCTCGGGGTGGGGATATCGTCGGCGCTGATCTACGCCGCCACCGCGGTGGTCCCGGTCTCGTCGACCGCGCCGATGCTGGCGGTGATGCTCGGGCTGGCGGTCGGCATCGACTACGCCTTGTTCCTGTTGTCCCGGCACCGCGATCAGCTCGCCGAGGGCCTGGATGTGACCGAGTCGGTCGCCCGCGCGACCGCCACCGCCGGATCGGCCGTGATCTTCGCCGGACTGACGGTGGTGATCGCCCTGCTCGGCCTCGCCGTCGCCGGCATCCCGTTCCTGACCACGATGGGCGTCGCCGCCGCGGTCGGGGTGGCGATCGCTGTGTGCGTGGCGGTCACCTTGATCCCAGCGTTGCTGTCCTTCGCCGGGCACCGGTTGCGGCCCAGGGCTCCGCGCCGCCGCAAGCGAGCACCGCGCGCCGGTCTGGCCACGCGGTGGGTGCGGCTGGTGACGAAGGTGCCCGTGCTGACGGTGGTGATCATCGTGGCCGGGCTCGCGGTGTCCGCGCTGCCGGCCACCAGCCTCCGCCTCGCGCTTCCCGACAACGGCACCGAGGAGCACGGCAGCCCGGCTCGCGACACCTACGACGTGGTCAGCGAACACTTCGGCCCCGGCTACAACGGGCCACTGATCGTCACCGTCGACGTGCTCGCCAGCACCGACCCGGTCGGGGTCACGAACAAGATCGCCGACGAGATCCGCGCTGTGCCCGGTGTCGCCTCCGTGCCACTGGCCACGCCGAACCCCAAGGGCGACACCGCGATCATCCAGGTCATCCCCACGACCGCGCCCGACTCCGCCGACACCGACGAACTGGTGCACCGGCTCCGCGACCAGGAGCCGCACTTCCAGGACACCTACGGAGTGGCTACCGCGGTCACCGGGATCACCGCGGTCGGCATCGACGTCTCCGCCCAGCTCGGCGGCGCGCTGCTGCCGTTCGGCATCCTCGTCGTCGGGTTGTCGCTGATCCTGCTCGCGATGGTGTTCCGCTCGATCTGGGTGCCCATCAAGGCCACCGTCGGGTACTTGCTCTCCGTGGGAGCCGCGTTCGGCGCGACGGCGTTCGTCTTCGGCCAGGGGCACTTCGCCGATCTCCTGGCCGTGACCCACACCGGCAGCGTCATCAGTTTCCTGCCGATCATCCTCATGGGTGTCCTCTTCGGACTCGCGATGGACTACGAGGTCTTCCTCGTCTCCCGCATCCGCGAGGACTACGTGCACCACGGCGACCCGCGCCACGCCATCGAATCCGGTTTCGTGTCCGCCTCCCGCGTCGTGGTCGCCGCCGCGGTGATCATGTTCGCGGTGTTCGCCGCGTTCGTCCCCGAGGGCAGCGCGACCATCAAACCGATCGCGTTCAGCCTCGCCGTCGGCGTCTTCGTCGACGCCTTCCTGATCCGGATGACCCTGGTGCCCGCGATCCTGGCGTTGCTCGGCCACCGCGCCTGGGGCCTGCCACCGGCCCTGGACCGGGCACTGCCGGTGTTCGACGCGGAAGGTGACGCCCTCGTCCACGAACTCCGCCTCGCGGACTGGCCCGGCACCGACGAGGTGATCAGCGCCCGGAACCTCGCCCTGGACGATGACCGCGGCCGCCCGGTCTTCCGCGATGTCGAAATCCACCAGCGGCCCGGTGAGATCCTGGTCCTGCACGGTGTTCTCGGCAAGAGCGCGCTGCTGTTCACCCTCGCCGGGCGGGTGACCAAGGTGCGCGGCGATCTCAAGGTGCTCGGCCGGGTGCTCCCCCAGCACACCCACGCCCTGCGTGGCGAGGTCGCCCTCATCGCCTGCCGCGAGGCGCCCGATCCCGCCGAGGAGATCACCGCGGCGCTCGACGACGGCGTGGAACTGCTCCTGGTCGACGACGCCGACCTGCTGGTCCGCGGCGATGCTCGCGAAGCGCTGCGCCGGGCGGTGACCACCACCAGCGTCGTGCTCACCTGCCAGGATCCCGACCGGCTCGCG
- a CDS encoding TetR/AcrR family transcriptional regulator yields the protein MQIDNRRMTRRRRETRERLIDAAYAVFTENGIRAARIEQICDRAGYTRGAFYSNFASKEDLFLAVYEQEMDARRDRLAKAIEDILAVEPPDRVADVPPLLARIAVLFMDNLVADEDWYLLNAEFFAEALRRVDLRESADAAQGRFHDDLARILDDALARLGMRLLVDARDAVQVIVSLYQTALERALFEGIARPEDNRYVTDILPRALSGLIAPAGETPAP from the coding sequence ATGCAGATCGACAACCGGCGGATGACCCGGCGTCGCCGCGAAACGCGCGAGCGACTGATCGACGCGGCCTACGCAGTGTTCACCGAGAACGGCATCCGCGCAGCTCGCATCGAGCAGATCTGCGATCGGGCCGGCTACACCCGTGGCGCGTTCTACTCCAACTTCGCCAGCAAGGAAGACCTGTTCCTGGCCGTCTACGAGCAGGAAATGGACGCCCGGCGCGACCGGTTGGCGAAGGCGATCGAGGACATTCTTGCGGTGGAACCACCTGATCGGGTGGCCGACGTGCCACCGTTGCTGGCGCGAATCGCGGTGCTGTTCATGGACAACCTCGTCGCCGACGAGGATTGGTACCTGCTCAACGCCGAGTTCTTCGCCGAAGCCCTCCGGCGAGTCGACCTGCGTGAATCCGCCGACGCCGCCCAGGGCCGCTTCCACGACGACCTCGCCCGGATCCTCGACGACGCGCTCGCCCGCCTCGGCATGCGATTGCTCGTCGACGCCCGCGACGCGGTCCAGGTGATCGTCTCGCTCTACCAGACCGCCCTGGAACGAGCCTTGTTCGAGGGCATCGCCAGGCCGGAGGACAACCGCTACGTCACCGACATCCTGCCCCGAGCGCTGAGCGGGTTGATCGCACCCGCCGGAGAAACGCCAGCGCCCTGA
- a CDS encoding NAD(P)H-quinone oxidoreductase yields the protein MKAIRQREHGGPDVLHWAETPAPRAEPDEVIVTVAASAVNRADLSQRQGRYPVPPGTVDILGLECSGTISSVGGEVTGWRIGDPVCALLTGGGYAQQVAVPADQLLPIPPGVSLLDAAALPEAACTVYSNLVHDAGLDTGDTVLVHGGGSGIGTMAIQVITAMGAQAVVTCGSDERARRCLELGATAAINYRTTDFTDAVLDLTDGRGADIALDCVGGPYLNRNIDALAVDGTLLVIGLQGGNRTGIDLEPVMRRRLTIRGSTLRARPRHDKAHIVAGTEAHLWPLIAAGKIQPLIDSVVPMPHAARAHRRMEAGRQFGKILLAAPTDDKHRDREDEKTEAHHAAVREFIPGDRGERDDA from the coding sequence GTGAAAGCGATCCGGCAGCGGGAACACGGCGGTCCCGACGTGCTCCACTGGGCCGAGACACCGGCACCACGGGCGGAACCCGACGAGGTGATCGTCACCGTGGCGGCGTCGGCCGTGAATCGTGCCGACCTCAGCCAACGGCAGGGACGCTACCCCGTCCCCCCGGGGACAGTGGACATCCTGGGACTGGAATGCTCGGGCACCATCTCCAGCGTCGGCGGCGAGGTGACCGGGTGGCGCATCGGCGACCCCGTGTGCGCGCTGCTCACCGGCGGCGGGTACGCGCAACAGGTCGCAGTACCGGCCGATCAGCTGCTGCCCATCCCACCCGGAGTCAGCCTGCTCGATGCCGCCGCACTACCGGAAGCAGCGTGCACGGTGTATTCGAACCTCGTCCACGACGCCGGTCTCGATACCGGCGACACGGTCCTCGTCCACGGCGGCGGCTCCGGCATCGGGACCATGGCCATTCAGGTGATCACCGCGATGGGCGCGCAGGCGGTCGTCACCTGCGGCTCCGACGAACGCGCCCGGCGCTGTCTCGAGCTGGGCGCCACGGCAGCGATCAACTACCGCACCACCGACTTCACCGACGCGGTCCTCGACCTCACCGACGGCCGCGGTGCCGACATCGCACTCGACTGCGTCGGCGGGCCCTATCTCAACCGCAACATCGACGCACTGGCCGTCGACGGGACTCTGCTGGTCATCGGACTGCAGGGAGGCAACCGAACCGGCATCGACCTGGAGCCGGTCATGCGACGCCGCCTCACCATCCGCGGCTCGACACTGCGTGCGCGGCCCCGCCACGACAAAGCACACATCGTCGCCGGTACCGAAGCACACCTGTGGCCCCTGATCGCAGCAGGCAAGATCCAGCCCCTGATCGACTCCGTCGTGCCCATGCCCCATGCCGCACGGGCACATCGACGAATGGAAGCAGGCCGCCAGTTCGGGAAAATCCTGCTGGCGGCCCCCACCGACGACAAGCACCGAGATCGCGAAGACGAGAAGACCGAGGCGCACCACGCGGCAGTACGCGAGTTCATCCCAGGAGACCGAGGAGAACGTGACGATGCCTGA
- a CDS encoding bifunctional 3-(3-hydroxy-phenyl)propionate/3-hydroxycinnamic acid hydroxylase: protein MREVVVVGAGPTGLTLANLLAQQGVSVTVLERAGSACSEPRAVALADESLRTLHLLGLVPALAPNLVWDSAAHYFGLGGRRLATTRPGHGRLGFPRKNLFDQPDLVEVLVKGALDRGVEIRHGAHVTGLRQDRDGVTVLTEGGAEWRCRYLVACDGGTSTVRDRLGIGMSGSSQAERWIVLDMIHDPHDERASLFYCDPGRPAVVVPGVRGRCRYEFMLLPGENDEEVLTDAFLTGLLARFRPFDPAHVRRRAVYAAHRLVARQWRRERVFLAGDAAHMMPPFAGQGLNSGIRDARNLAWKLAAATGGRANAALLDSYERERRPHSEQMVRLSAALGRIVMTTSRRRALARDLAFGLLHLVPPIRSYVTGMRFFPEPQVSGGCVVGTGAPVGQQLPAPTVTDAAGTGHRLDELLGIGWAVVALEPRHDPATFTALDRSALAPLAASRVSVLPRDRIPRDCPATRVFADTDAMLPFPANGEPLLLLVRPDRYICAAFRPGDADRVAGRLTHYLPISDQGE, encoded by the coding sequence GTGAGGGAGGTCGTGGTCGTCGGGGCGGGTCCGACCGGCTTGACGCTGGCCAACCTGCTCGCGCAGCAAGGCGTGTCCGTGACCGTCCTCGAACGCGCCGGATCCGCGTGCTCCGAGCCTCGCGCGGTGGCGCTGGCCGACGAATCGCTGCGCACACTTCATCTGCTCGGGCTGGTCCCCGCGCTGGCACCGAACCTGGTCTGGGACTCGGCAGCGCACTACTTCGGGCTCGGCGGGCGACGCCTCGCCACGACCCGTCCCGGCCATGGCCGCCTCGGATTTCCGAGGAAGAATCTCTTCGACCAACCGGACCTGGTGGAGGTGCTGGTCAAAGGCGCGCTCGACCGGGGCGTGGAAATCCGTCACGGTGCGCACGTCACGGGCCTCCGGCAGGACCGCGACGGCGTCACCGTTCTCACGGAGGGCGGAGCCGAATGGCGGTGCCGCTACCTCGTGGCGTGCGACGGCGGCACCAGCACGGTCCGCGACCGGCTCGGCATCGGCATGTCCGGATCGTCCCAGGCCGAGCGCTGGATCGTCCTCGACATGATCCACGATCCCCACGACGAGCGGGCATCGCTGTTCTACTGCGATCCCGGACGCCCCGCCGTCGTCGTGCCCGGAGTCCGCGGCCGCTGCCGGTACGAATTCATGCTGCTGCCGGGCGAGAACGACGAGGAGGTGCTCACCGACGCGTTCCTCACCGGACTTCTCGCCCGGTTCCGCCCGTTCGATCCGGCCCATGTCCGGCGGAGGGCGGTCTATGCGGCGCACCGCCTGGTCGCTCGACAATGGCGGCGGGAACGGGTGTTCCTCGCCGGGGACGCCGCGCACATGATGCCCCCGTTCGCCGGGCAGGGCCTCAACTCGGGGATCCGGGACGCGCGCAACCTCGCGTGGAAGCTCGCGGCCGCGACCGGCGGGCGGGCGAACGCCGCTCTGCTGGACAGCTACGAACGAGAACGCCGCCCGCACAGCGAGCAGATGGTGCGGCTGTCCGCCGCGCTCGGCCGCATCGTCATGACGACCAGCCGGCGCCGGGCGCTCGCCCGCGACCTCGCCTTCGGGTTGCTCCACCTGGTTCCCCCGATACGCAGCTACGTCACCGGGATGCGGTTCTTCCCCGAGCCGCAGGTGTCCGGCGGGTGCGTCGTCGGAACCGGCGCTCCGGTCGGGCAGCAGCTTCCCGCGCCCACGGTGACCGACGCCGCGGGCACCGGTCACCGCCTCGACGAACTGCTCGGGATCGGCTGGGCCGTCGTAGCCCTGGAACCACGGCACGACCCCGCGACGTTCACCGCGCTCGACCGGTCGGCCCTGGCCCCGCTCGCCGCCAGCCGGGTCTCGGTCCTCCCGCGCGACCGGATTCCCCGGGACTGCCCGGCGACGAGGGTCTTCGCCGATACCGACGCGATGCTGCCGTTCCCCGCGAACGGCGAGCCGCTGCTGCTCCTCGTCCGGCCGGACCGCTACATCTGTGCCGCGTTCCGGCCCGGAGACGCCGATCGAGTGGCAGGCCGGCTGACCCACTACCTACCCATTTCGGATCAAGGAGAATGA
- a CDS encoding cytochrome P450: MPESEVDDGDATGMADLDPRAFESTGELYEAYEKASSRCPVARGTAYGGYYMLMGFEAVKEAANDWRRFSSAEGILLPQPPRPKAPPIEFDPPEHTEWRSVFRTLLSPRTRKALQEQVQAEAEALIDQFCEVGTAELVEAYTEPIPILAVASLIGLDPELAPTMRRLGLDVSNNHNSPAYGEVIAEFSRFALGEVEARRAAPREDFLTELGTAEFNGHRLSDEEIVGTLVSLMVAGHHSTVSAMSSLLQWVITRRDLGRTILGDRALLDRAIEETVRLNTPLHQFRRVATGDLDVDGVSIPRGSNVLLNYAAANRDPRQFADPDEFDLARPSPAHLGFGFGVHTCVGAPLARAEMRIAATTLLRRLPDIALDGDTSHVFHGQASLLDRLPVTFSPAGKTGPRS; this comes from the coding sequence ATGCCTGAATCCGAAGTCGACGACGGAGACGCCACCGGCATGGCGGATCTTGATCCGCGCGCGTTCGAGAGCACCGGTGAGCTGTACGAAGCCTATGAGAAGGCAAGCTCTCGGTGTCCGGTAGCCAGGGGAACCGCCTACGGTGGCTACTACATGCTGATGGGTTTCGAGGCGGTGAAGGAGGCGGCGAACGACTGGAGGCGGTTCTCCTCCGCTGAGGGAATCCTGCTGCCACAGCCGCCGCGGCCGAAAGCGCCGCCGATCGAGTTCGACCCTCCCGAACACACCGAGTGGCGCTCGGTCTTTCGGACGCTGCTGTCCCCGCGGACACGCAAGGCGTTGCAGGAACAGGTGCAGGCCGAGGCCGAGGCGTTGATCGACCAGTTCTGCGAGGTCGGCACGGCGGAACTCGTCGAGGCTTATACGGAACCGATCCCGATCCTTGCGGTGGCCTCGCTGATCGGGCTGGACCCGGAGCTGGCGCCGACGATGCGCCGGCTGGGACTCGACGTGTCGAACAACCACAACAGCCCTGCGTATGGGGAAGTGATCGCCGAGTTCAGCCGGTTCGCCCTTGGCGAGGTCGAGGCGCGCCGGGCTGCTCCCCGTGAGGACTTCCTGACCGAGCTGGGGACCGCCGAGTTCAACGGGCACCGGCTGAGTGACGAGGAGATCGTGGGCACGCTGGTGTCGTTGATGGTCGCGGGTCATCACAGCACCGTCTCGGCGATGTCGAGCCTGCTGCAGTGGGTGATCACGCGGCGCGATCTCGGTCGCACCATCCTCGGGGACCGCGCCCTCCTGGACCGCGCCATCGAGGAGACCGTTCGGCTGAACACGCCACTACACCAGTTCCGGCGTGTTGCCACCGGCGATCTCGACGTGGACGGGGTGAGTATTCCGCGGGGTTCGAACGTCTTGTTGAACTACGCGGCGGCCAATCGCGATCCCCGGCAGTTCGCCGACCCCGATGAGTTCGACCTTGCCCGTCCCTCGCCGGCACACCTGGGGTTCGGCTTCGGGGTCCATACCTGTGTCGGTGCCCCGCTGGCTAGGGCCGAGATGCGGATCGCCGCGACGACCCTGCTGCGACGACTTCCCGACATCGCGCTGGACGGCGACACCTCGCACGTATTCCACGGGCAGGCATCGTTGCTGGATCGTCTTCCCGTCACATTCTCACCGGCGGGCAAGACGGGACCGCGCTCATGA